The bacterium genome contains the following window.
TCAGATAATTATAGGTTATTCCGGATCAGTGCTGATTTATCTGATTTAAAATATTTGAACACTACAGAGACTCCAGGTGGATATCATGTTAGATTTCTTCAGTATAAAGGTGATTATCCGGTGTTTAATGCAAGAATTAATGTTACGATAAGTAGAGACAATCGAGTAGTTTTTGTTACTAATGGATTTAAATCCGGTTATGAAACGAAAGAAGAAGCTAACCTAAAAACGATTAATGTCACTAAGGAACAAGCTTTAATTTCTGCAAAAGAATACCTTGGAATAAAAGGAGCGATTGCGTTTGAAAAAAGCGAAACTGCAGTTTACTATAATAAAGGAACATTCCGCTTGGCACAGATTGTTACAATCGTACCTTCTGAAGAACTTATTGGCGAATGGCAGATTATGATTGATGCACAGTCCGGTGAACTTTTCAGAGTTGAGGATGTTGCATGTTATTCGAAGCCACTTAGTAATCCATTGTTGGTTGATGGTACCGGTTATGTTTTTGATCCTGATCCGATTACCCACGCAAGAACTACTTATGGTAGCACAGGGTTTGTTGATAATAACGATGCTGATTCAGATTCTCTTACTGCGCATCGTGAGCTGAGGACACTTAAGGATATTACATTTGATGGAAGTGTTTATACATTAAAAGGTCCCTGGGCAGAAATAAGAGATTTTGAATCACCATACACCGGCTTACACACAAATTCAACTAGTAATTTCTTGTTCACAAGATTTAATGACAACTTTGAAGCAGTCAACGTTTATTTCCACATAGATAATTCTATGAGATGGGTAAACAATTCTCTTGGTTTTACTTTAACACCATATCAATATGTTGGCGGTGTTCGATTTGATCCTCATGGACTCAGTGGTTCCGACAATTCTCACTATATCACTTCTACGGGAAGTATTGCATACGGTGATGGCGGTGTTGATGATGCAGAAGATCTTGGTGTAGTTCTTCACGAACTATGTCATGGTATTCATGATTGGATTACTGCAGGTGGTCTTTCACAGGTTGAAGGACTAAGCGAAGGAAGCTGTGACTATTGGGCAACATCTTACATAAGAAGTACAGGTTACTGGACTCCGGCATATCCCGCATATAATTGGGTTTTCATTTGGGATGGTCACAATCCATTCTGGGCAGGCAGAATAACAAATTATACTGCACATTATCCGGAAGGATTAACTGGAACAATCCATACGGATGGACAAATGTGGTCATCCTCATTGATGTCTATCTACGATCTTATTGGAAAAATTCCTACAGACAAAAACTTCCTCGAAGCTTTATCTATGACAGATGGAAGTTCAGGGCAGCAGGATGCAGCTAATGCCTTCATTGCTGCCGATCAATTACTATACGGAGGTGGTCATCTCACACAAATTATTCCTGTGTTTGCTGACAGGGGTTATATTGAAGGACCAATTGCAGCAGACTTTATGGCAGATGTCACCAATGGACAAGCACCGTTAACTGTGCATTTTACTGATTTGTCAATCTCACAACCAAATCCAATTATTTCCTGGCAATGGGATTTTAATAATGATGGAATAACTGATGCAACTTCTCAGAATCCAACCTGGATATATTCAGACTTTGGAATATTTTCTGTTAAACTTACTGTTTCTGATGGAACAAATGTGGATACAGAAACTAAGATCGATTATATAACTGTTACAGATCCTAACCAGGTGACTGATACACTATTTATTGACAAATTTGAAGCAGGTCTCGGAAATTGGACAATCACAAATAATGGTGGAACCTGCGTTTGGGAAATTATTACTCCGCCTTATCCTAATGCATACACTCTTCCTGCAGCATCCTCTGGTGGATTGCTTGCTGCTGATTCTGATGAATGCGGAAGCGGTACTACTATGAATACCACAGCTACAATAAATCAAATATTAGATTTTTCAATTTATGATGTAGTTACAATTGAGTTCGATAATGACTGGAATATATATGATGCACAAGATGAAGCTCATGTCGAAGTCAGTACTAACGGCGGCTCAACATGGGTCGGAGTTTGGGATCAGATCGGTACAGATATCAGAAATACGCACGAGACAATAAACATTTCTTCGTTAGCTGCTGGTAAATCAAATGTTAAAATTAGAGTAAGATCTGTACAGCCAGGATGGGATTGGTGGTGGGTGATTGATAACTTTAATGTTTATGGAACATATGTCCAACCATCAAATACATTCCAATTTTCAGTTAATATTAACAATGGCTGGAATATGGTATCAATACCTGGATTACATCCTGTAGATCAGAATGTAAGTACCTGGTGGGAATTTAGAGATTTCGCAACCAATGTATTCGGATATAACAATGGATATTATACTGTAAATACAGCTGAACCTACTGAAGGTTACTGGATGAAACATACTGGAACCAGAACATATAATACCGGAGATGAATGGCCGGCAAGCGGAATAATTAAAGTTCCACACGACACACTTCAAAATATAAACGGATGGAAAATGTTAGGTGTATATGAGTGTCCAGTGGCAGTAGTTGATATTCAAACTATACCTCCAAATTGTTTAAATCTTCCGGTATATGGATACAATAATGGATATCAAATTGTAGATACACTATATCCCGGTTATGGATATTATGTAAAAGGTTCATGCTCGGCTGTGATATTTCCTCCTTGTAAGTTTGCATAGTAATAATAAAATTGTAAAATATATTGATGATGATTGGGGTAAAATTACAATAACAGATGCAGCAGGAATAAGCTACACGTTGTATGTAGTAAAAGGACAGGTAGACTTAAGTCAATACGATTTACCACCGGCACCACCGGCAGGAATGTTTGACATCAGATACGAAAGTGGAAGGATAGCAGAAGATATCAATAGTTCACTGAAAACGATAGATCTGAGTGGAGTAACATATCCATTGACAGTAAGAGTAGAAGGAATGGATATCAGGTTGATGGATGAACAGGAAAGATGTTGAATACAAATCTGAAAGATGGCGAAGATGTAGTGATCAGTGACGCAACAATACAGAAGCTGATGGTAAGTGGCGAATTGTTACCAACAGTCTACTCATTAGAGCAGAACTATCCGAACCCATTTAACCCAAGCACAGTAATAGAGTTCTCATTGCCGGAGGATGTGGCAAATGTGAAATTATCAATATACAATGCATTGGGAGAAAAGGTAGCCGAGTTGGTTAACACATCATTGCAGGCTGGAAGATATCAATACCAGTGGAATGCAAGAGATGTAGCAACCGGAATGTATATCTATGAATTACTTACAGATAAATTTGTGTCTGTTAAAAAAATGATTTTAATTAAATAACTAATCAAACAGAATTTATATTATCTTATTCAAATTATTATGAAAAACTACTCAAGAACTATAATCGTATTATTTATTCTGTTAAATTTTACAGGTATCGCACAAACAGATAAAAATTTTCAATCTACAACTGCTCCTGATATTGGCGGTTTACATTTCCTCAAAGAGAGTGACCACAAATTGGATGACAGTACTTATACTGACATCATTCAACTGACTAAGCTTACAGGAAAAGTACAGGCCTTGCAGTTCAGAATATTATTTAATAAGTCAGACGACGATACCGCAATACTCACATTCAAGGATGTTCAAAAAGGATCAGATTTAAAAGATCCAAGCTGGTTGCTAGACTATAACGTAATTAAAGGTTCAAACACGGCTGACGATGAAATTTACGTGGTGCTATATAATTCCAACCTGCAGGGTGGATTGCCACCTGGAGACCATAATGATTTAGTCAGAGTAGTTTATGAAATTATCGATGTTGTAGCTTCTGCAAAGGAAATTAAATCGTCCATAAAAATATCTCATGCTCAGGCTTCTACATTTAATGGATTTCCAATTAACATTGAACCAACACTTGATGAATTTAAAGTTTATGTGAAAAGTAAGTAGCAGTTTAATCCTCTTAAAAATTTTACAGGAGATT
Protein-coding sequences here:
- a CDS encoding PKD domain-containing protein, with amino-acid sequence MRYSHLYKCWFLLLIVIFMINNLHAQKPQNYPSLQIIPDETEESFVQNNMRLNKITGVPLALYKPNYSVRRDSPEKMARQYLSDNYRLFRISADLSDLKYLNTTETPGGYHVRFLQYKGDYPVFNARINVTISRDNRVVFVTNGFKSGYETKEEANLKTINVTKEQALISAKEYLGIKGAIAFEKSETAVYYNKGTFRLAQIVTIVPSEELIGEWQIMIDAQSGELFRVEDVACYSKPLSNPLLVDGTGYVFDPDPITHARTTYGSTGFVDNNDADSDSLTAHRELRTLKDITFDGSVYTLKGPWAEIRDFESPYTGLHTNSTSNFLFTRFNDNFEAVNVYFHIDNSMRWVNNSLGFTLTPYQYVGGVRFDPHGLSGSDNSHYITSTGSIAYGDGGVDDAEDLGVVLHELCHGIHDWITAGGLSQVEGLSEGSCDYWATSYIRSTGYWTPAYPAYNWVFIWDGHNPFWAGRITNYTAHYPEGLTGTIHTDGQMWSSSLMSIYDLIGKIPTDKNFLEALSMTDGSSGQQDAANAFIAADQLLYGGGHLTQIIPVFADRGYIEGPIAADFMADVTNGQAPLTVHFTDLSISQPNPIISWQWDFNNDGITDATSQNPTWIYSDFGIFSVKLTVSDGTNVDTETKIDYITVTDPNQVTDTLFIDKFEAGLGNWTITNNGGTCVWEIITPPYPNAYTLPAASSGGLLAADSDECGSGTTMNTTATINQILDFSIYDVVTIEFDNDWNIYDAQDEAHVEVSTNGGSTWVGVWDQIGTDIRNTHETINISSLAAGKSNVKIRVRSVQPGWDWWWVIDNFNVYGTYVQPSNTFQFSVNINNGWNMVSIPGLHPVDQNVSTWWEFRDFATNVFGYNNGYYTVNTAEPTEGYWMKHTGTRTYNTGDEWPASGIIKVPHDTLQNINGWKMLGVYECPVAVVDIQTIPPNCLNLPVYGYNNGYQIVDTLYPGYGYYVKGSCSAVIFPPCKFA
- a CDS encoding T9SS type A sorting domain-containing protein, with the translated sequence MLNTNLKDGEDVVISDATIQKLMVSGELLPTVYSLEQNYPNPFNPSTVIEFSLPEDVANVKLSIYNALGEKVAELVNTSLQAGRYQYQWNARDVATGMYIYELLTDKFVSVKKMILIK